From Zea mays cultivar B73 chromosome 3, Zm-B73-REFERENCE-NAM-5.0, whole genome shotgun sequence:
TCTCCCTCCAGCGCTCTCTCCTCTCCACCGGCTCCGCGACATATTCCTCTCCGGGTCACTTCGCCGCCGATGACTACCTCGTCTCCACATGTGGCCTCACCCGGGAGCAAGCCGCGAATGCCGCCAAGTGCATCTCCCACTGGAAGTCGTCCTCCAACGCCGACGCCGTGCTGTCCTTCCTAACCGGCCCGGCGCTCGGCCTCTCCAATGCTGAGATCGCGCTGCTCGTGGCCAAAGACCCGCGCGTCCTCAGCTGCAGCGTCGACAACACCCTGCGGGCCCGCTTGGCCCGCTTCCGCAGTCATGGCTTCTCCGCCGCGCAGATCAGCGAATTCGTCCGCGTGGCCCCCTGCTTCTTTCGCAAATTCAACATCGACGTGAAGCTCGGCTTCTGGATGCCCTTCCTCGGCTCGCCCGACAGGTTCCTCCGCCTCGTCAAGCGTAACTTCTACCTCCTCAGCTCCGACCTCGACAAGGTGGTGAAGCCCAACATCCAGCTGCTCCAGGAGTGCGGTCTATCTATCCAGGAGATTGGGAGCCTGTGCGTGGCTAACCCGAGGCTGCTCACCAGCAAGCCGGACAGAATCAGGGCCGTCCTCGTGCGTGCCGGTGAGATGGGCGTGCCCCGCAAGACGCTTTTGTTCAGGCACGCTGTGACCGCGGTGGCGGGCCTCTGTCCGGAGACCTTTGCATCTAAGCTCAAGATGATGGCCAATATTCTCGGGTGCTCAGAGGCTGAGGTTGCCAGAATGGTGCAAAAGAACCCGTTGGTGCTGAGGCGCTCCATGGAGACGATTCAGCGCGCCTGTGAGTTCCTGATCAATGTGGTCGGTGTCGGTACCAACTTCATTCTGGACAAGCCCACAATCCTGATGTACAGTCTGGAACGCCGGCTGGTGCCCCGGCATTACGTGATGAAGGTGCTCCAGGACAAAGGATTGATGCGAAAAGATCATAGCTTCTACACTTTGGCCGCGATTAGTGCTAGCGTGTTCTGCTCCAGGTATGTACATCCTCATAAGAATGTTCTTCCTAATCTTGCCGCTGCATACGCATCTGGTTGCAATGGGAAAATAGCCATCTGAGGTGCGCGATTCCAGCAAACTGGCTATATGGGCAGCAGCTGCAGTTGTATCTTGCATGTCATTCTTAACACATTCAGATACCCTGATGTGTACTCTGCGAGGCTGCAGCTCCGTACTTGGCTCATAGCTTCAGAATTGCAGAAATTCAGCATAACAAGTTTAAGAACTCATGAATGACCAAAGCACGATGTTGTCAATTTCATATACCTTGTTTAGGATTCTGGCGATGAATTTTATCGTGTTTCAACTCATGCTACTGGCACGCAGAATGATATGGTTCGGTTCAGAAATTCTGCCATGGTTATGTTTTTATGGTGATCATCAACGAACTATGGATCTGTTAGCATTTTCACtaaccagcaacgtcctctaaattctATTTCCGTCCTATACAACACGctctaaaagattctatcctccgTATCTTTTTCATTGCAGCAACGTCCTTTAAATTCAGTCCTCTATATCTACAGTATACCGGATTTTATAATACACATTGTTTTTACATGTCGCTTATAGAAAAATTAATTATGTATGTTGCGATTATTTTATATACAAATTACTCATCAGTCATATTATTTACCAAAAAATGTATTATGTATTTTCCTTATCATACGCACGGAAACAAAAATCATTCATGTGatctaagaattaattagagactAATTAATTTTTAAAACCGACTACAACCAAGCAATAGCAGACAAATTTGTACGGCATCTGACAACTGCGTAGGAGAAAAGGTAGAGAGAGGAAGAGTCTGGACTGCGTGTAAGAGCAGGATAGCGGACGAACTAGTACACTATGTCTTTAGAGTTCGTCGAGGTCATCCGCTATTTTACGATTTCACTTACAGGTTGCTGCTGGTGCCGATGACGGACGTCTCATCTTTTAAATTTGGAGTACATAATCATTTCGCgttcgttgctggagacagccttagaCCGCCTCCAATGCAAAGAGTCATTATCTATTGCCACTCGGCTATCTACACTGCCATCGACTCTTGTTAGCttttactccctccgtttctttttataagtcgctggatagtgcaaaattacactatccagcgacttataaaaagaaacggagggagtatctaACTAGTGTTTTATTGCACAACTGTTACTAAGCCATCTTAGCCCGTACAAAGTACTATTTTATACTGATTGAACTGTTTGTAGAGTGGGGTTTTTAGAGAGT
This genomic window contains:
- the LOC100284682 gene encoding uncharacterized protein LOC100284682; the encoded protein is MLRLQKHLSLRLQEHLLPLHRSASLIQLSLQRSLLSTGSATYSSPGHFAADDYLVSTCGLTREQAANAAKCISHWKSSSNADAVLSFLTGPALGLSNAEIALLVAKDPRVLSCSVDNTLRARLARFRSHGFSAAQISEFVRVAPCFFRKFNIDVKLGFWMPFLGSPDRFLRLVKRNFYLLSSDLDKVVKPNIQLLQECGLSIQEIGSLCVANPRLLTSKPDRIRAVLVRAGEMGVPRKTLLFRHAVTAVAGLCPETFASKLKMMANILGCSEAEVARMVQKNPLVLRRSMETIQRACEFLINVVGVGTNFILDKPTILMYSLERRLVPRHYVMKVLQDKGLMRKDHSFYTLAAISASVFCSRYVHPHKNVLPNLAAAYASGCNGKIAI